The following are from one region of the Treponema denticola genome:
- a CDS encoding ABC transporter ATP-binding protein produces MKHVSYFSHFKKLYGYVSSAGKILPITIILLRIALGLIPFAYISVYSKFIDGIAGKNTNLISIIPVFIVVALLSYFSQNFLNNFISRLLLNLQIKLRSVNIEKISRLKYEHIENSATNDLIKEVKAGVPSILVSGFSSYLVFLKLLLKILSVAAYLMMFSPMMALVMFILLIPVVMVSLKTGKDDYEAFAQFQKISRRMDDYEKILTDKEYAEERTLFNYIRYFEQRWITSYNEATDIFLSVKRKSYAGIKLTSGLITVSFLGMMFFMLLNVIKGTLSIGSFSAVSNELLIMSSAISWNLTQSIHEIAKTNVFLKTIFDFENLSEEIQETDFELKNSEKKIYTDFPENIDIEFKNVSFTYPETEKEILKNVSFKLEQGKSYALVGENGAGKTTITKLLLGLYKNYSGEILINGVNIKDIQDFNKLFSVAFQDFAKYEITLRENIIFDKASVSDEEILKQMHELFFDIAKFEKGLDTDLGYLSENNINMSIGEWQKIALLRSFFAMGNYYILDEPTASLDPDAESKVYNNFLKFISGKSSIIITHRLGAAKLADEILVLSDGTIVEKGSHDELERADGLYKEMYEAQKGWYV; encoded by the coding sequence ATGAAACATGTATCTTATTTTTCTCATTTCAAAAAACTGTACGGCTATGTATCCAGTGCAGGTAAAATTTTGCCGATAACGATAATATTATTGAGAATCGCTTTAGGTCTTATTCCTTTTGCATATATAAGTGTATATTCAAAATTTATTGATGGCATTGCCGGAAAAAATACTAATCTGATATCTATCATTCCTGTGTTTATTGTTGTTGCGCTGCTTAGTTATTTCAGTCAAAATTTTTTAAATAATTTTATTTCCCGGTTGTTGCTGAATTTGCAAATTAAACTTCGTTCTGTAAATATAGAAAAGATTTCACGATTAAAGTATGAACATATCGAAAATTCCGCTACGAACGATTTAATAAAAGAGGTCAAGGCCGGTGTGCCTAGTATACTTGTTTCCGGTTTTAGTTCTTATCTTGTTTTCTTAAAATTGCTTTTAAAAATACTTTCAGTAGCCGCTTATCTTATGATGTTTTCCCCGATGATGGCTTTAGTCATGTTCATATTACTTATACCGGTTGTAATGGTATCGTTAAAAACAGGAAAAGACGATTATGAGGCTTTTGCTCAATTTCAAAAAATAAGCCGCCGTATGGATGACTATGAAAAAATTCTTACCGATAAGGAATATGCTGAAGAAAGAACGCTTTTTAATTATATACGGTATTTTGAACAAAGATGGATTACATCATACAATGAGGCGACGGATATTTTCTTGTCAGTAAAAAGAAAAAGTTATGCAGGAATCAAACTTACTTCGGGACTCATTACTGTTTCATTTTTAGGTATGATGTTTTTTATGTTGCTCAATGTTATCAAGGGAACACTATCGATAGGTTCTTTTTCCGCAGTTTCAAATGAACTTTTAATAATGAGTTCTGCTATTTCATGGAACTTAACGCAATCAATTCATGAAATAGCCAAGACAAATGTTTTCCTTAAAACGATTTTTGATTTTGAAAATTTATCTGAAGAAATTCAAGAAACCGATTTTGAATTGAAGAATAGTGAAAAAAAAATATACACCGATTTTCCTGAAAATATTGATATAGAATTTAAGAATGTTTCTTTTACATATCCTGAAACAGAAAAAGAGATTCTTAAAAATGTAAGCTTTAAACTTGAACAAGGAAAATCGTATGCATTGGTAGGAGAAAACGGAGCGGGAAAGACAACAATAACGAAATTGCTTTTAGGTCTTTATAAAAATTATTCCGGTGAAATTCTAATTAATGGTGTAAATATAAAAGACATACAAGATTTTAATAAGCTGTTTTCGGTTGCGTTTCAAGATTTTGCAAAATATGAAATAACTTTACGAGAGAATATTATTTTTGATAAAGCTTCGGTTTCTGATGAAGAAATTTTAAAACAAATGCACGAGCTGTTTTTTGATATAGCGAAGTTTGAAAAAGGATTGGACACGGATTTGGGTTACTTGAGTGAAAATAATATAAACATGTCTATTGGTGAGTGGCAAAAAATTGCTTTATTGCGAAGTTTCTTTGCTATGGGTAATTATTATATTTTAGATGAGCCAACAGCGTCTCTTGATCCTGATGCAGAGTCAAAAGTTTATAATAACTTCTTGAAATTTATTTCAGGAAAATCTTCTATAATAATTACACATAGACTTGGAGCGGCAAAACTTGCAGATGAAATATTAGTATTGTCTGATGGTACTATTGTTGAAAAGGGTAGTCATGATGAACTTGAAAGAGCGGATGGTTTATATAAAGAAATGTATGAAGCTCAAAAAGGATGGTATGTATGA
- a CDS encoding DUF6364 family protein — protein MKTELILKIDKNIAESMRHYAVKNKKSMSKFVEDLFNNSMGVTQRIEEISPLVKELSGIIKEQDLENISYMSYLEKKHEI, from the coding sequence ATGAAAACTGAATTGATTTTAAAAATAGATAAAAATATTGCTGAATCGATGAGACATTATGCGGTCAAAAATAAAAAAAGTATGTCAAAATTTGTTGAAGATCTTTTTAATAATTCAATGGGTGTAACTCAAAGGATAGAAGAAATATCTCCGCTTGTCAAAGAATTGAGCGGCATTATAAAAGAGCAGGATTTAGAAAATATAAGTTATATGAGTTATTTGGAAAAAAAACACGAAATATAA
- the tgt gene encoding tRNA guanosine(34) transglycosylase Tgt, which translates to MKEKKEIFTLLHQDAASPARTGVLELPHGKVLTPAFMPVGTAATVKAMTKDDLDEIGFEIILANTYHLFLRPGIEVIKAAGGLHGFSGWKKNFLTDSGGFQVFSLSQLRKITEEGVKFQSHIDGSRQFLSPEIAVELQTGFNSDIQMQLDICSSFGISKTQTLADLKITMNWLDRAFAAWHNTPDEYDGALFPIVQGGFFEDLRLQSLEAILKHEPRGIAIGGLSIGEPKDLYQEYLSFTAKHIPKNKPLYVMGIGTPDYILEAVKNGVDIFDCVLPSRNARNGNLFTHEGAISIKRKEYEFDFNPIDSQCKCKVCRQYTRAYLRHLFRTKEILYSMLATYHNLAFLYSMVQDIREAIQNDSFNDYYKNFLKKYENRLE; encoded by the coding sequence ATGAAAGAAAAAAAAGAAATTTTTACACTTTTACATCAAGATGCGGCTTCTCCTGCAAGGACGGGAGTTTTGGAGCTGCCTCATGGAAAGGTGCTTACTCCGGCCTTTATGCCTGTGGGAACGGCGGCTACCGTAAAGGCGATGACAAAGGATGACTTAGACGAAATAGGTTTTGAAATTATTTTGGCCAATACGTACCATCTTTTTTTGCGGCCGGGAATTGAAGTTATAAAAGCGGCAGGAGGCTTACACGGCTTTTCAGGCTGGAAAAAAAACTTTTTAACCGATTCAGGGGGCTTTCAAGTTTTTTCGCTTTCACAATTAAGAAAAATTACCGAAGAGGGTGTAAAATTTCAAAGCCACATAGACGGAAGCCGTCAATTTTTAAGCCCTGAAATTGCGGTAGAATTGCAGACGGGTTTTAACAGCGACATTCAAATGCAGCTGGACATCTGCTCTTCTTTTGGGATAAGCAAAACCCAAACCCTTGCCGACCTTAAAATAACTATGAACTGGCTAGACAGGGCCTTTGCAGCTTGGCACAATACCCCCGATGAATATGACGGAGCCCTCTTTCCTATCGTGCAAGGCGGGTTCTTTGAAGACCTAAGACTTCAAAGCCTTGAAGCTATCTTAAAGCATGAGCCTAGGGGAATTGCCATAGGCGGCCTTTCCATAGGAGAACCCAAAGACCTCTACCAAGAATATTTGAGTTTTACTGCAAAGCATATCCCAAAAAATAAACCCCTCTATGTAATGGGAATAGGAACCCCCGACTACATCCTCGAGGCTGTAAAAAACGGAGTCGATATTTTTGATTGTGTCCTGCCTTCCCGCAATGCCCGAAACGGAAACCTTTTTACCCATGAAGGAGCCATTTCAATTAAACGGAAAGAATACGAGTTTGACTTTAACCCGATCGATTCTCAATGCAAGTGCAAGGTTTGCCGACAATATACAAGGGCCTATTTGCGGCATTTATTTAGAACAAAAGAAATTTTATACTCAATGCTTGCAACTTATCATAACTTGGCTTTTTTATATAGTATGGTACAAGACATAAGAGAGGCCATTCAAAACGATTCTTTTAACGATTATTATAAAAACTTTTTAAAGAAATACGAAAACCGTTTAGAATAA
- a CDS encoding HEAT repeat domain-containing protein: MKTLKKELNFFLKSGALSLLFILSLAVQLGAQETAQAPSENQAAQADEKKKKEVSEFEEKRDTILYGIGDDILELIKRLKADEDDRFDADLQKVFAETKIPAIREALFAYFAEKKNDCLKADALMVLENKDDAPQETVRSAISYIRELEIYEGIDFLRQILKDEESEYRDLCISAIGKIGKPEDAVFLTELFDSEASDDEKKSLIIKQNIMFALEDLHTPEISDFLIRVAEDSDENSIIRGSAASALGKIGSEGAVPVLSELFEDKDPVLRTAAIKGMAGFKDAKAKSILTQAFKDSYYKVRLQAVQSAKEEKAEDAVPFILYRAKKDPENVVKLAAIEALSHFNNAEANEWLIDSFNEERTGLSIRLKIAESLLKNNFNVIFDDVKKAALKAISDKQKNKFSAELGKVISKVENRGTAPIAEAYLNHKDPIFKSIGLDMFKRNKYPELVPLVSLIAEDEKNGALSRRAKDLLQSGNTNGSQNNQTDTK; this comes from the coding sequence ATGAAAACCCTAAAAAAAGAATTAAACTTTTTTTTAAAATCCGGCGCACTGAGCCTCTTATTTATTTTAAGCTTAGCAGTTCAACTTGGAGCCCAAGAAACCGCCCAAGCTCCTTCAGAAAATCAGGCAGCTCAAGCTGATGAAAAAAAGAAAAAAGAAGTTTCGGAATTTGAAGAAAAAAGAGATACGATTCTTTACGGCATAGGCGACGATATTTTAGAGCTTATAAAAAGGCTAAAAGCCGATGAAGATGACCGCTTTGATGCCGATTTGCAGAAAGTATTTGCCGAGACCAAGATTCCTGCAATCAGAGAAGCCTTATTTGCTTACTTTGCCGAAAAAAAGAACGATTGCTTAAAGGCCGACGCCCTCATGGTCTTAGAAAATAAAGATGACGCCCCCCAAGAAACCGTCCGTTCAGCGATTTCCTATATACGGGAGCTTGAGATATATGAAGGTATAGATTTTTTAAGGCAAATCTTAAAAGATGAAGAAAGCGAGTACAGGGACCTTTGTATTTCGGCAATAGGAAAGATAGGAAAACCAGAAGATGCCGTTTTTCTTACAGAGCTTTTTGACTCCGAGGCTTCAGATGATGAAAAAAAATCACTGATAATAAAACAAAACATAATGTTTGCATTGGAAGATTTACACACTCCCGAAATCAGTGATTTTTTAATTAGAGTTGCTGAAGATTCCGATGAAAATTCCATCATAAGAGGCAGTGCTGCTTCAGCTCTTGGAAAAATAGGCAGCGAAGGCGCTGTTCCGGTTTTGTCGGAACTTTTTGAAGATAAGGATCCGGTTTTAAGAACAGCTGCGATAAAGGGCATGGCAGGCTTTAAAGACGCAAAAGCCAAAAGCATCTTGACTCAAGCCTTTAAGGATTCCTATTATAAAGTAAGGCTTCAAGCCGTTCAGTCCGCAAAAGAAGAAAAAGCGGAAGATGCCGTTCCGTTTATCTTATACCGAGCAAAAAAAGATCCTGAAAATGTTGTAAAACTGGCTGCCATCGAAGCCCTCTCCCATTTTAACAATGCGGAAGCAAACGAATGGCTTATAGATTCTTTTAATGAAGAAAGAACAGGCTTATCAATCCGCTTAAAAATTGCCGAAAGCCTTTTAAAGAATAATTTTAATGTAATTTTCGATGATGTAAAGAAGGCTGCATTAAAAGCTATTTCGGACAAACAAAAAAATAAATTTTCCGCAGAGCTCGGCAAGGTTATTTCAAAAGTTGAAAACAGAGGAACAGCCCCCATAGCAGAGGCCTATCTAAACCATAAGGATCCGATTTTTAAGAGTATAGGGCTTGATATGTTCAAACGGAATAAATATCCCGAGCTGGTGCCTCTTGTTTCCTTAATTGCAGAAGACGAAAAAAACGGAGCGTTGAGCCGAAGAGCTAAAGACCTCTTACAATCCGGTAATACAAACGGCTCTCAAAACAATCAAACAGACACTAAATAA
- the recO gene encoding DNA repair protein RecO: MANRSWSSEALVLSLKTFGEGHRNALLLLPDTEHSCKLVDAAVFGGPKSKLRSMVIPYHTGEVWIYSNPIKNSNKISDFKVSDYRIGLSDNLTRIWCAAFAAELAVKLKGNIDWQIINSFLTGIAVSSENECKKALLRFLWRVISLSGLAPDMEHCCRCGIRVSTKIPETDCLNKSVSTPSYGEKNFYFVPHEDSCVCNSCLDKHEPAFPLSGESLLYLFAVQNLIPKISRELNLSDQAYAELKDFLFYLIRLAAGSNFKTLESCNFLL; this comes from the coding sequence ATGGCAAACCGCTCTTGGTCTTCCGAAGCCCTTGTTCTTTCATTGAAGACATTCGGGGAGGGGCACAGAAATGCCCTCCTCCTCTTACCCGATACGGAACACTCCTGCAAGCTGGTAGATGCAGCCGTCTTCGGTGGGCCTAAAAGCAAACTGCGAAGCATGGTCATCCCTTATCACACAGGAGAGGTTTGGATTTATTCCAACCCCATTAAAAACTCAAACAAGATAAGCGACTTTAAGGTAAGCGATTACCGCATAGGCCTAAGCGATAACCTGACCCGTATTTGGTGTGCCGCCTTTGCCGCCGAATTAGCCGTAAAGCTTAAGGGAAACATCGATTGGCAAATCATAAATTCCTTTTTAACGGGGATTGCCGTTTCTTCCGAAAACGAGTGTAAAAAAGCTCTGCTCCGTTTTTTGTGGCGGGTAATCTCCTTATCGGGGCTTGCTCCTGATATGGAACATTGCTGCCGCTGCGGAATAAGGGTTTCAACTAAAATACCGGAAACGGATTGCCTTAATAAAAGCGTTTCAACCCCTTCTTATGGCGAAAAAAACTTTTATTTCGTTCCGCATGAGGATTCTTGCGTTTGCAATTCCTGCCTTGATAAACACGAACCGGCCTTTCCTCTTTCAGGCGAAAGCCTTTTATACCTTTTTGCGGTTCAAAATCTTATCCCCAAAATTTCAAGAGAATTAAACCTTTCGGATCAAGCCTACGCCGAATTAAAAGATTTTTTATTCTATCTTATAAGGCTCGCCGCAGGTTCAAATTTTAAAACCCTTGAATCCTGTAATTTTCTGTTGTAA
- a CDS encoding RecQ family ATP-dependent DNA helicase → MKSQNLKENDELYRWDDTPDDLYCPFVCETDNPEYSLEKTEDAVAVCAKNVFGIPSLYPWQRLAIANILDAVHAVEARIEAEQTELKNKGGEDSDKDAKTKLLQKITSNAEEEKITSLYDEDGIMRGRQIILLPTGAGKSLCFQVPALLLDGPTVIIYPLLALMSDQFRRMAEGGLEPVIFKGGQTKEEREAQLARMEGRDGKPPAKLIIANPEVLSGGTLIDRIAACNVVHLAIDEAHCVTEWGDSFRPAYLELTNIIKKLHPFAVSAFTATASPPVLQRIAEILFEGRAHLVRGESDRTNIIYFVKHCRVKNPALLEEVQKRKRPMVIFCSSRKGTEQTASFLRLRLNDENIRFYHAGLEREEKTETEKWFHEHKSGILICTCAWGMGVDKKDVKTVIHMDPSPTAEAYIQEAGRGGRDGSIAEAVLLWSPADRKRIELLPEKQRLRAGVLKDFAESGKCRRAVLLKALGETRAEASNPDEEVIACSGCDICNKTAVQYPEDEKLFIKFIKANKKIFTQNEAIDFFSSKKTFWEAGDVKRLSAELLEEGLIKKLKTPLWKDKLSV, encoded by the coding sequence ATGAAAAGTCAAAATTTAAAAGAAAACGATGAGCTGTACCGATGGGATGATACGCCTGACGATCTTTATTGCCCCTTTGTCTGCGAAACCGACAACCCCGAATACAGTTTGGAAAAAACCGAAGATGCCGTTGCAGTTTGTGCAAAAAACGTTTTCGGTATTCCGTCGCTCTATCCTTGGCAGAGGCTTGCAATAGCCAATATCTTAGATGCGGTTCACGCAGTGGAAGCCCGCATTGAAGCCGAACAAACCGAACTTAAAAATAAAGGCGGGGAAGATTCGGACAAAGATGCAAAAACAAAATTGCTGCAAAAAATTACCTCAAACGCCGAAGAAGAAAAAATAACTTCACTTTATGATGAGGATGGAATTATGCGGGGCAGACAAATTATTCTCCTTCCCACAGGAGCCGGCAAGTCTTTGTGCTTTCAAGTTCCTGCCCTCCTGCTGGACGGGCCTACAGTAATCATCTATCCCCTCCTAGCCCTTATGAGCGATCAGTTTAGGCGAATGGCGGAGGGCGGACTTGAGCCTGTCATCTTTAAAGGAGGCCAAACTAAAGAAGAAAGAGAAGCCCAACTTGCACGCATGGAAGGGAGAGACGGCAAGCCTCCTGCAAAACTCATAATTGCAAACCCGGAAGTTCTTTCAGGCGGAACTCTTATAGATAGGATTGCTGCCTGTAATGTGGTTCACTTGGCAATAGACGAAGCACACTGCGTTACCGAATGGGGAGACAGCTTCAGACCTGCCTATCTTGAGCTTACAAACATAATCAAAAAGCTTCATCCATTCGCCGTTTCAGCTTTTACGGCAACGGCGAGTCCTCCGGTTTTACAGCGTATAGCCGAAATTCTTTTTGAGGGCAGGGCTCATTTGGTTCGAGGCGAATCGGATAGAACAAATATAATTTATTTTGTAAAGCATTGCAGGGTAAAAAATCCTGCCCTTCTGGAAGAGGTGCAAAAAAGAAAAAGACCTATGGTCATCTTTTGCTCCAGCCGAAAAGGAACGGAACAGACAGCTTCATTTTTGCGCCTTCGCTTAAATGACGAGAATATAAGATTTTATCATGCAGGCCTCGAAAGAGAAGAAAAAACCGAAACCGAAAAATGGTTCCATGAACATAAGAGCGGTATACTGATATGTACATGTGCATGGGGGATGGGCGTTGACAAGAAGGATGTTAAAACGGTAATTCACATGGATCCTTCTCCTACTGCCGAAGCCTATATTCAAGAAGCAGGAAGGGGCGGGCGGGACGGGAGCATTGCCGAGGCAGTTTTGCTATGGTCGCCTGCCGATAGAAAGCGGATAGAGCTTTTGCCGGAAAAACAGCGTCTTAGGGCAGGTGTTCTTAAAGACTTTGCCGAAAGCGGAAAGTGCCGCAGGGCGGTTCTATTAAAGGCCCTCGGTGAAACAAGAGCAGAAGCTTCCAATCCCGATGAAGAAGTAATAGCCTGTTCGGGCTGCGATATTTGTAATAAAACGGCGGTTCAATATCCCGAAGACGAAAAGCTTTTTATAAAATTTATAAAAGCAAATAAAAAAATTTTTACTCAAAATGAAGCAATCGATTTTTTTTCTTCAAAGAAAACATTTTGGGAAGCAGGGGACGTAAAGCGTTTAAGTGCAGAGCTTCTCGAAGAGGGGCTTATCAAAAAATTGAAAACCCCTCTTTGGAAGGATAAGCTTAGTGTTTAG
- the rbr gene encoding rubrerythrin — MQSLKGTKTEQNILSAFIGESQARNKYTFWASTAEKEGFVQIARIFIETAEQEREHAKRLFNFLEGGEVTVSATAPAGVVGTTLENLRQAAAGENHEWQHMYPEFAKTAREEGFPLIAAVMESIAVAEKYHAERYEAFIKRLEENSMWVQESPTTWKCLNCGFIVVSKNAPEKCPACAHPKAYFARLEESF, encoded by the coding sequence ATGCAATCATTAAAAGGAACAAAGACCGAACAGAATATCCTTTCGGCTTTTATCGGAGAGTCTCAGGCTCGTAATAAGTACACATTTTGGGCAAGCACAGCCGAAAAAGAAGGCTTTGTGCAAATCGCAAGGATTTTTATTGAAACGGCAGAGCAGGAAAGAGAACATGCAAAACGCCTCTTTAACTTTTTAGAGGGCGGAGAGGTTACCGTTTCGGCTACGGCTCCTGCAGGCGTGGTAGGTACAACTTTGGAAAATCTAAGGCAGGCTGCCGCCGGTGAAAATCATGAATGGCAGCACATGTATCCGGAGTTTGCTAAAACTGCAAGGGAAGAAGGTTTTCCTTTAATTGCTGCCGTTATGGAGAGCATCGCTGTTGCCGAAAAATACCATGCAGAAAGGTATGAGGCCTTTATCAAAAGGCTCGAAGAGAATTCTATGTGGGTACAAGAAAGTCCGACAACATGGAAGTGCTTAAACTGCGGCTTTATCGTGGTCAGTAAAAACGCTCCTGAAAAATGTCCTGCCTGTGCTCATCCCAAAGCTTATTTTGCCCGTTTGGAAGAAAGTTTTTAA